A stretch of the Lineus longissimus chromosome 12, tnLinLong1.2, whole genome shotgun sequence genome encodes the following:
- the LOC135496761 gene encoding 1-acyl-sn-glycerol-3-phosphate acyltransferase epsilon-like, which yields MLSLIFHLNSLRFMLPAVGMLGVSPAFLTLWVPFKVLSTILPKRFFVRVDDSFYSFYQRLVLFYYEHYTGIQLVLYGDAEEIMKKKENIVYMSNHQCTVDWIVADMVSVRQGSLGHLRYILKDGLRYFPLYGYYFEQHGSVYIKRAGKFQEARTVKNLERLKDMPFWLVVFPEGTRYNPENPNVIAKSQEFAQSRDLAVLEHVLTPRFKATCLCIQTLREEIDAVYDVTVAYSNTNSADGKRRTAPSMPDFLQKVSPQVHVHVARIDIKDIPEDEEKLKSWMMERYVFKEQLLKRFYSDDPAVSGTLDDKGVVSPLPLKNTLPALLFWTSYTSLLLATSSGRSLYWRISVFGTLSLLGLMAIRS from the exons ATGCTTTCCCTCATTTTCCACCTGAATTCCCTCCGATTCATGCTGCCAGCAGTTGGCATGCTGGGGGTTTCTCCAGCCTTCCTGACTCTCTGGGTGCCCTTCAAAGTGTTGTCAACCATCCTACCCAAGAGATTTTTTGTTCGTGTCGATGACAGCTTTTATTCCTTCTACCAGCGACTGGTTCTGTTCTATTACGAGCATTATACTGGTATTCAG ctTGTACTGTATGGTGATGCGGAGGAGATtatgaaaaagaaggaaaatatTGTCTACATGTCAAATCATCAATGTACAG TTGATTGGATTGTTGCTGATATGGTATCAGTGCGCCAGGGCAGTTTGGGACATCTCCGATATATCCTCAAAGATGGTCTACGGTATTTCCCGTTGTATGGATATTATTTTGAACAG CATGGATCAGTGTATATCAAGAGGGCAGGTAAATTCCAAGAGGCGAGGACTGTCAAAAATTTGGAAAGATTAAAAGATATGCCA TTCTGGTTGGTAGTCTTCCCAGAGGGGACCAGGTACAACCCAGAAAATCCAAACGTCATCGCAAAAAGCCAAGAATTTGCTCAGAGTAGAG ACCTTGCTGTTTTGGAGCACGTGTTGACGCCTCGGTTTAAAGCGACGTGCCTCTGTATTCAGACACTCCGGGAGGAGATCGATGCTGTTTATGATGTAACGGTGGCCTATTCAAACACAAATAGTGCTGACGGCAAGCGACGCACTGCCCCCTCTATGCCAG ACTTCCTTCAAAAGGTGTCGCCACAAGTACATGTTCATGTGGCTCGTATTGACATCAAAGACATCCCCGAGGATGAGGAGAAGTTAAAGTCATGGATGATGGAGAGATACGTCTTTAAGGAACA GCTGCTGAAGCGATTTTATTCGGACGACCCTGCAGTGTCTGGGACGCTGGACGACAAAGGAGTCGTCTCTCCCTTACCTCTGAAGAATACACTTCCAGCTCTCCTGTTTTGGACTTCCTACACATCTCTACTACTAGCGACATCTAGTGGCAGAAGTTTGTACTGGAGAATCAGCGTCTTTGGTACGCTTTCGTTGCTCGGGCTGATGGCAATTCGTTCGTGA